AATTAGAGACAGTGATGCACAGGACTTGTGGAGCTATTTGTCTTTCAAAAGGAAATGAAGGCTGGTAGTTGGTGATGAGACGGGTTTTCACTGTGTGGCGTAATAATGTCATTGACATGAAGGACTTTTTAATCTCTCCCTATATTTTCATGTCACTTCAGCAAATGCTTTGAGAACAGTGATCAGTCTTCCCTGGCAGCAGGTTTAAGCTTCAAGCTCGAACTGCAAACTGAGTTTTGTCTTCATGTGAAAGACGCACAGCATTTGAGAGAACCGAGCGAATACCTGCAGAAAAACCACCGACACGACGGACTGAGCCGGTGTTGATTCTTCTGTCTGGCCGTCGATTTTCTCGACCACCGCTAAaccgatcgacttcaaactcGGCAGGCGCATTGCAGAGGACCCGAGGAGGTGCGGTGTGGAGCGGGAAGTTGTCCGGATGTTGCTCTCAAGAAAGCCGCAATCAGCCCCCACCAGCAGGCACATTTTGAACGGGCACCTTCCTTAACCTTAACTTCTGTGCTTTGTCCTCCAGGTGGCGATGGTGCCCAAGGCCCCGCACCCCTTCCCCACGGTGGACGTTCCCGACCACGCCCACTACACCATCGGGTCCGTCATCCTCGTCATCGGCATCACCGGCATGGTCGGCAACTTCCTCGTCATTTACGCCTTCAGCAAGTAGGACAGCTTCCTGACACACCTGctaattttagttttagtccCAGATTTTATGTGGTTTCAACTTTTGATTGATAATGCAGTTAACGATTGTTTAACAGTACCTCGGAAGTTTTATGgtaatttgtaaaattaatttttaggCAGCTCcggtaaaaaaaattaaaaaaaaactttcctgcAGATTATCTCTCTGTAGACAAAAAACTGCTGACAGATAAtcagttttgataatcaattaatcgtccattttcaagcagaaattgcaaacatttgttggttgCATTTTCTCCCATGTAATGATTtctgcttttccctgttttccattatagttaactgaatatctttgggttgtGGATTCACTTTGTGAATTATGATTTACTATTTTCTTGTGCTTTCTAGACCAACGAGTAATCGATTATCGATCGATAATGAAATCATTCTTTTGGTGCCGCCCTGCTCAACGTTTGTCGGTGTTTTATTCTTGTagcacacatacccacacatgCTGAGTGAGCCCCTCGCGATATTAAGTGATAATTACATGATAGGAAAGTCGTGATTACGAGAAATCACCTCAGTCTTTCTCTGtgatgcttttaaaatgtggcGTTGGTCTTTGAAGGGCCGACAGTCCGTCTGCACAAGCTGAAACAATGTCGTCTTCCTGGTGTCGAAGTAGAAGCCAATGTAGGTCACAGACAGGAGAAACACCCTTAAAAGCAAACAAGCTTTGTCTCAGCTGCGTCTGAGGTTGAAATAATTGGACAGAGCCGTTGTTTCTCCCCGAAGTCCTTCACCTGGAGACTCAGAGGACTCACTGGTGCGGTGCGATGGACGGTAAAGTGTGTTTTGAAGCCGCAGATGTTCTCAGACTGAGGTTTAATCAGGGCCGAGGGTGACCGGCCTCCCCCTGCTCTGATCAGCAGAGGGATCAGGACCCGAGTCCGCGTCTGTCCGTCCCCCGGCCGTAACGAGCCGTCGCTGCCTGGCTTTTTATCGACCGCCCATCTTTTATCTTCCATCACTACACAGAGAGAACGTCTTTATCTGAAACACAGAGCGGCCACTTCTCTGGAGTCTTTTAAAGAAGCCTCAGCACTTCTTATTGATCACTTATTGATCGGGGCATTTGTGGGGCAGGTATTGATCTTTCATTAAAATCAGGCCTGATCCATGATGGATGTTCCATTGATCACATGTTAATTTTAGAACTGAAGCAGCACTAAGTGATTTTTCCACGTAGGCTCTTCCTCGTCCTCTGAAACGGACTGCAGGACTCGGTCCTCGGGTCGCCCCGATGCCTGCCGGCGTAATCAGTAGCCACGTGATTACTTAGAGAGAAACAGCATCTTCAGTGTCACTCAAAAGTGAACCAGATCTCTGGGTAGAAACACAGGACCAGCGTGATTTACCTTCAATAAAATTACAACTGTTCGAACGTGCGACTTGTTACCGCACCATCCTTCTACGTCACGGTTCCTCTCGGCACCTCAGGTGCTGTTTAAAGCAGCTGCTTTTTCTAAAATGACCGCTCTTATCTAGACGTATGAAGCAAGCCATATTTCTGTAATATTGAAATATTAGATCCAGCCTATCGATGGGTCTGGCCCCAGGAACTGTGCTAGTGCACAGGTCAGTCAGTGGAGCACCAACACCTCACCTGCTGGTATTTTGTCAACATGTCAAAATGAAGAATGTAATAAAGTTTGATAAATGATATGATAAAAATCGAGCTGTGGGGGCAATGTTGAGTATGAACCTGCTCcttttcacagaaaatgaaaatgaagagacaagagaaaaacaatggcatcagtgtgtttatatgtgtgtgtgtgtgtgtgtgtgttgcaggagTCGCAGCCTTCGGACGCCGGCCAATATGTTCATCATTAACCTGGCGATCACAGACCTGCTGATGTGTATCACCCAGACCCCCATCTTCTTCACCACCAGCATGCACAAGAGGTGGATCTTCGGAGAGAAAGGTACGCGACCCGCACACCCGCGGAGGACATCGccgacacacacgcacagaatGAACACATCTACGTCGGTTCGAAAGAAAAGCTGCCGATCAAGTTGCAGAGATCTGAAACTTTCAAAGTGTGATTTATGACACAATGACGTTTAAGTCAGCTCATGAAATGCAAATCttttttgaggggaaaaaacgaGGAAGACGGTCATTGTCATGACATCCATGTAGTGAACACATCACCGATGgatcatcaccttttaagttgagTTCTTATAAGTTCTTGTTTCCACATACAGCAGCAaaatgatccttcatctggatctggtgtctgtgtcacctgttgaatctaagtccagtactcgctctcttttagctctggttttggtctccaccggctcctgagggaaacatctggctctttagctgctaaatgctccactgtgttccccagctggtctctgactgggtctgtctgctgtttgctgctgagcaggtggtggacaggggctttttacagctgtttctctgaaaacatctggctgCTGCGGCCGAAAACGACGCTgcgagagcagtgagagtgaaccggagCAGTAAAGAGataaacaacgagctgaaactcactgtaaagctccacgaagccgaggggagctgaCTCAGGTTCAGCTGATAGTTCTCGGTacattgttttcagcttgtCATTTCTGCTCAGCTGCCTCACAGTGactcaaaactgcaaaaaggTTCAAGTTTctcccttttcattttcattgaaaCGAACTGAAACTGACAACTGCCTGCAACAAGGACgtggtgtaaaaataaaaggtttatttGGAAAACTAGGACGACGTTGGAAGTGAACAGATGTTTTAGTTTATGGGCTGAAACGTGTAAAAACAGCTGTATGGTTGATAAACTTTAAGGACTAAATAAAGGAGCTTGTGGAATATTGGCTCAGTGAGTGTagtagaagaaaataattggatGAGTTTCTGAGTTCCTCCGGCTGGCaccttttttattgttgttgttttttaaggCTTAAAAGCCTCCATTagtcattaaaaacatttttatttcagtgacattAACACATTAAGCCAAAATCCCCGACCCTCAGttttattcagttcagttttgcagaaaaacaatgCGCTTGCAGATATTCGACAGCagtaaacaaagacaaagttaTACTCATAAGCACCTGTACTGTGGTTGTTAGTgcataaattacagtaaatttaACCAGTTTATCAGCAGCAGGGAAACAGCATATCAGTCACATGAACAGCAGCCGTCAGTCAGAGCCGTCTGACCCGAAACTAGGGgatcttctcctcttcctctgccccAAAACACAACCTCCACTGTCTTGATTGTCTTGGTGGGCATGTCAGCTTAAAGAGCGAGCTCTCTTCCTCATTGTTTGAGTGGCCAGTAGGTATTTGAAAACTTAGAAAGACAAGTTGGTGTGACCGAACGGgctctctctggctctggagTACGGTACTGTCGCAGGGCGACTGGAGCAATTCACAAGAAATACAAGATATGAAATTAACAcgagaaaataaacaatatagAAGTAGCTTAAATAGCCgttaaagtgctcagaaaagtCAAGGTTCTTTATATCCATTGAGTGACTTCTTGTAACGAAGCAGCAGTGGTCGTTTCCCACGCTTTTAAAAACCGATCCGATCCttatcttcctcttctctcGCCCTCCACCGTCAGTCTTTCGGATAGTTTTTCATTTCCCAGCGTTGAAGTGTGAACTAGTGAATTTCGGCTCAGAGAAAACAGCGATGTGTTTGCATTAGACTCGATCCTCCTCCGCCTCTGCAGACAAACGCTCCAAGGTCACTGTGACGGGTTCACTGGGTTTTTCATTCCcaaagtggagagagaaagagaaggccGAGCAAAGCAGTTGTTGATTTACAGCTTTTCACGAACCGAATTTAAAGCCGTAATTTGGTGTTAAAGCTACAAAAGACACTACAAAAGCAGAGATTTGGTATTTGGCATTAAATAATTTCCTTTGTGTTTAAAGACTCAGTTCACCCTTTTCACGAAAAAcccatttcctctctcctctctagtGGTATCTCTCCACGCaggtagttttggttttattttctcagaaatgTTGTACTGAAGTAAAGTCGGTCAGAGGCTGTCCAGCCTTGATGAGCCTTGAAAGTGCAGAGTATTGATTGGTTCATTAAGCCACAGTTTGTCTGTGGGcagctcttttttcttcttttggcTGTGATTAAATTCGgtatgagagaggagaggttgCTGTATCTTCCTAAGCTTTGCAGGACACTAAGGTGCAGTATTTTAACACTTAAGGCCCGATAACCAAAATATGTATCAAAAACTTTACTCTTTCCCCGAGTCATCACTCTGaatcaaatctgaacacacagacgtgATCACTCATATTTATGGATTCAGTGTGTTGCTCTTCTTGCTTAAACCAACATCTCTGATGtgcatcacaaataaatgtccGTATTTCCACTTAGAGATCACAGAAAAAAGACGCTCCTCATCaatgcagaacttcattcagaatcttcctgtttttaagtttccttcagtgtcacagtggCCCAGTGGCAGTTGTCCGTACGTCCACGGGTTCACAGCAACAGGAGCTGATCTCAGCTGAGTCAGCAGCTTTTAacgggacagtttgactgaagtgaaacaaatatatgctaaaaaaaaacaactaactgAATCTCACTGAATCCATGGCAGCATCATACTCTGCAGTTCCAAAACTAAGATTATAAATAATTCTAATTCTTAATCATTGGGCTTGCCAGGATAAATGAAGTTTGATTGCTGCCGGTGAGGAGCTGATCCCGCTACATTTCCGTAATATCGATCATGAACTGAAGCTCGACTCACTTAGAGTGTTATCACTGTAATGAAGGCATTTCAAGGTCAAACTTTTATGTTCAGCTACGACGGTTGCATCGTAGTTCTAATGAGGCATGGACAAGACGTCTGTGTTTCAGTTCATGTGATGTTCTTCGGGATGCAAACGCACAGGCCGAAAAATTCCAGGACCTGCAGATGTTTTAcctggaaaaggaaagaaggttTTAATGGGAATTCCCAGGAAGTGCTGGGATCTCAGCTCTCCTGATCTGGAGAGTTCTGCTCGGCCTTCGCGGCCACTCGGTTTAACCGAGAGGTTAAACCCTTCTCCGGCGGTCTCCCTCCTCACCAGCCGTGACTGCTGGATTTAAAGTGTGTCCAGTCTAGAAATGAGCTGACATCAGGTGACAGCCTGGAGCGGGAGGCAGACGTTTCCAGTGTGAACGCACTAGATGCACTTCTGGTCAGATACTCAGCCGCGTCTGAGTCTGAGGCCGTTGATGCCGTCGCACATCATTACATGAAATAACCTGTGATCTTCACGCCTCTGCCCGCAGGTTGCGAGCTGTACGCGTTCTGCGGCGCCCTCTTCGGGATCTGCTCCATGATCACGCTGACGGTGATCGCCGTCGACCGGTACTTCGTCATCAcgcgacctctgacctccatcGGCGTGTTGTCACGGAAACGggccctcctcatcctcatggCAGCATGGGCGTACTCTCTGGGGTGGAGCCTGCCGCCGTTCTTCGGCTGGAGTGAGGAcggacacgcacgcacacgcacgcacacacacacacacacacacacgcacgcaccccACAAGTCATGTCgtgttcatattttcaaaaccGTCTGCTCAGGTTTATAAGCACAGACCattccatgtttgtttgttttttttacctccccCCAGTAGCGCAAATTATAAGACACATTAAGCTAAATGCAAATATTTACTGACACTGATGGATTGATTTTCAGGCCTTGTTTTAATACACagggtttatttttaatagtgaCAGTTAAATATGCAAAGTTACTTCAAAGTGTGTTTAGACAGTCGCCTTAACGGCAGCGGTGCATCTATGCCGGGTCAGTGATTCACGGGTTTACGGCGGCGCCGACATGCGCGAGGCCTCAAAAGTAACGAGCGGGATTTTGGGAAGCGCACTAATGCGTCcacttcatgtgtgtgtttgtgtgaactaTGAAGCTGGTGGGTTATGGAACAACGAGGGAGCGACGTTTGTTCCCTGAGTTCGTCCTTAAGGCAGCGTTCCTGAAATATACTGTGCTGTTGCTCTGCCCCAGTCCAATCTAATGTACTCCACTGTTCCCCTCCCTGCTCTACTGTACTAAACTGAACCACTGGCTCCACCCTTCTCTTCTCTAGTCTAATCTACTCCACCCCCACTTCACCGCACCACCGCCGTCTACTCTCCTCTACCGTCGCTCTGCTTTTATCTCAGCTGTGATTTAATCTCCTCTGTCCTGCCTCAAAGCTCTTTGTGTCTTATCAAACTTATTGTTCATTTACCCTCAAAATCTCGTTTGTAATCAGTTCAGTTCAAGTTCActcccctctgtgtgtgtgtgtgtggtgtgtgtgtctctctcactcaaactcacacacactctgcgTGTGGTGCacatttcttcctcctctcaccaGGTTTTCCTTCTCCTCAGCAGACTGTATCTCACTTTACGTTTCCCTGCCAATTATAACGTACGGAAACAGAAGAGCCCCCGTAAATCTTCCTCAGTCTCCTGGAAAATCTTTCACTCCGGGAACGAGACCTTTCGGTGCAGAATTCATGTCGTAAACACACGGGTTGTTTTTAGCACaatgtgacgtgtgtgtgtgtgtgtgtgtgtgtgtggttttataCGTAGAAAGGACTGCATGATCTCATGAGGAGAGATGACGTGACTCTGCTTCTGACCTCTGACTCAGGACTTTAGGAGTCTGTGGTTTCAGCGGTTTGTCTGGCGGAATAAAAGTTCTGCACTGAGACGTGGATTTTGTGCAAcgtaaaacaaaactaaacatggaAGCGCTCGAGGAATTTCCTGTTGAAAGGACTGTCGGTCTGCTGCTGACATTACCCCACGTCCCGAGACGCTGACCCCCTCGGGCACGGGCCTCACTGCATCTTGTTCGGGCCAACGTGCGTTCGCTGAGCGGCTGGGcggagaaagaaaaggggacaGTCCGTCCGTGCGCAGGGTCGGGGTTCGCTTACACTCGGTCATCTGGCCGCATGTCTCCGTCTGAGGTGACGTTCAATCCGAGCCACAGCAGAGCAACGAGAAGCCTTTGAGAGTTAGCCCCCGAGGGGTAACTGGGCCTCAGATAATCCCCTCTGGTGCTACCGAAGGTCTGAAGTAGAAATCCAAGGCTAATCCATGAATGAGCTGATCGGCATCTGTATCGATAGGCGATTAAcggttttttgtctttttcaagcaaaaacggTCTCTTCTGTATTGTATACAGTGGAGTTAGATGCGTTGTGTGTGCGTTGAACGCACCTCTTCACAGCAACTAATGTGAGTGCGAAGTACATTTGAAGCGGCTCCTGGTCCAACATATACTTTGCTTTGTTCAGAATTGCGATGGTTTCGGAAAATctcaaaaaataattggcagatcaATCggtaatgaaaagaaatgaagaataAAGCGTCCAAAGCAAAAAGAGCCTGAGACTCTCTGATATTTAGTTGATTCCAGTAGCTATTTCTTCCTCTACGTGACCTTTTTCTTATCCAGACAGAAAACCCCCTGTAACAACATTTAGAgcatcgctctctctctctctctgtgtctatcTCTCTCGCCCGTCAGGTGCCTACGTCCCGGAGGGCCTGCTGACTTCCTGTACGTGGGACTACATGACGTTTACCCCCTCGGTGCGAGCCTACACCATGCTGCTCTTCATCTTCGTCTTCTTCCTGCcgctcttcatcatcatctacTGCTACGTCTTCATCTTCCGCGCCATCCGCACCACCAACCAGTCAGTCTGCGTGTGATTGGTGTTGTTGGttgttagcgtgtgtgtgtgtgtgtgtgtgttttctgggtGTTTCACCTCCGTTCTCTGTGCTGTATTTTTGAGGCTTGTTGGATTCATATTTGAATCAGTTTTCACCAAACAAattccagatttttttaaagtagcaGCCTGGTTTAATCTGATTTTCCTCCCGGATTTTACTGTGTGTCCCCAAACATCTTCATTTTTATGATAAAGCAATGAAAAGGCTCATTTTTGAAATCCgatttaaatttttacattactgatttttttctcatccaatttgacctgtttttaaaaattcaaacaaaagataaaaaactgaaacataaaaagacGGTGGTGCTTCAGTATCTGTGACTGAAGCTGCTCTTCATTACAGACatctttgttaaaatgtttgccTCTGAATACACCATTAAAGGAATATTTCGCAGCCAACAGAAAACAATATCTGAACACATTTCAGCAAGTCTTTTTTGGATGCTAGAGACCAGCTAAAACAGGCCTGATCTCTGGGGAATTTCAATCCAAACTGTTAAAAAACTCTTCCTACAGTATCTGAACATTCAGTGTCTcttagggctgcaaccaacagttAATTTCATGACTGATAAAGTTTTCAAACTCAGTTGATTTCAGTTCAATTGTGGGTGAGAAGCAGTTTAAATTATTCTGTTCCTTTTGAAACGGAGCCGCAGGCAATAGTAAACctctaataaataaataaatgcaagtaTACAAGACAATACATTGTCCTAGCAGGTAaagtacaggtgtgtgtgtgcgtgtgtacttGCAGGGCTGTGGGGAAGATTAAAGGCAGCACTCACAGTCACAGCAGCAGCCGTGACTCGGTGAAGAGTTTCCATCGGCTGCAGAACGAGTGGAAGATGGCGAAGATCGCCCTGATCGTCATCCTGCTCTACGTCATCTCCTGGTCGCCGTACTCCACCGTTGCCCTCACCGCCTTCGCCGGGTAACgcactgaaacaaacacaggccGCTCATTGTACATCACTGTTACGTCAACAAAATGGCCACAGCCACCAAATCCAAATGTTGAAATCTCCAGATGCAGTTCCTCTAATGTCCACTAGAGAAAACTCCAAACTTCTCTCTACAGATACAAAGTCCTCGTCCCCGTCCCCCCCTGAAACCAGATCTAGCTAAATGTGTGTCACGGCGCACCCAGCAGGAGCCcaccccctctctttctgtggGCTCGCACACTTCGTGCCGTTGTGGAGCAACTCCGTGTAACACGGTCCAGAAGCAGTGAGCTCCGTGTGCTCGCGTGTGTCTGAGCCGCTCCTCCTTCCACTTttcgttttttattttgaactcTTTATATTAGCtcagtttgaaatattacaggaaaaatgaaaaccatcaGGAGAACGAGACCCCGTAAAAACTCATCAAATGCGCTGTTGGGATGGCAGCTACAGGTAGGTActgctgttctctttttttgggAGGATAATTATGTGACGTCCTCTGGAAGCGGACGTCACTCTGAATGACATCGACGTGCGTGTCATGTCTGTGAGTTCAGATCTGACTGAGGTATGACTCTGAGAAGGACGACGGTTTGTGATTCTAATTCACCTCACTCGGTATCTTTGCCTCCCCCTTCGGCTCCGCGGCGGCGGGAGGAATGTCCACGTCTGTTACAGACCAGATCCTCCAGATCCTGTCACTTCACCAGGGTTAA
This region of Xiphias gladius isolate SHS-SW01 ecotype Sanya breed wild chromosome 11, ASM1685928v1, whole genome shotgun sequence genomic DNA includes:
- the opn4a gene encoding melanopsin-A, with protein sequence MVPKAPHPFPTVDVPDHAHYTIGSVILVIGITGMVGNFLVIYAFSKSRSLRTPANMFIINLAITDLLMCITQTPIFFTTSMHKRWIFGEKGCELYAFCGALFGICSMITLTVIAVDRYFVITRPLTSIGVLSRKRALLILMAAWAYSLGWSLPPFFGWSAYVPEGLLTSCTWDYMTFTPSVRAYTMLLFIFVFFLPLFIIIYCYVFIFRAIRTTNQAVGKIKGSTHSHSSSRDSVKSFHRLQNEWKMAKIALIVILLYVISWSPYSTVALTAFAGYADMLTPYMNSVPAVIAKASAIHNPIIYAITHPKYRIALAKYIPCLGVLLCIRPRDLRSASSSFMSTRRSTVTSQTSDISSQFRRQSTGKSRLSSASDSESGLTDTEAELSSMGSRPASRQVSCDISRDTTELPEFKPSSSFKSQIKSRDSGIFEKTSYDTDFSMAGVGERSSIPSSGDFADGHVMRGTIGRIPSIIVTSESSPFLPIGRNGSRTARPKTVNNNTGAGFG